One stretch of Variovorax sp. 54 DNA includes these proteins:
- a CDS encoding phosphoglycolate phosphatase — protein sequence MDTLRTDLSRFDAAIVDLDGTMVDTLGDFAEALNRMLRDLDLPPVPPTAIERMVGKGSEHLILSALAHVGAPAPAALFDRAWERYQHHYLEINGRHSAAYPGVVEGLKALRARGLRLACLTNKPTAFAKPLLAAKGLDGFFEQVFGGDAFERKKPDPLPLLKTCEALGTVPSRTLMVGDSSNDARAARAAGCPVVLVTYGYNHGEPVRGVDADGFVDSLADLAAA from the coding sequence TTGGACACTCTTCGCACCGACCTTTCCCGCTTCGACGCCGCCATCGTCGACCTCGATGGCACCATGGTCGACACGCTCGGCGACTTCGCCGAGGCCCTGAACCGCATGCTGCGCGACCTCGACCTGCCGCCGGTGCCGCCCACCGCCATCGAACGCATGGTGGGCAAGGGCTCGGAGCACCTGATCCTGTCGGCGCTGGCGCACGTGGGCGCGCCGGCCCCGGCTGCACTGTTCGATCGCGCCTGGGAGCGCTACCAGCACCACTATCTGGAGATCAACGGCCGCCACTCGGCCGCGTACCCCGGCGTGGTCGAAGGCCTGAAGGCGCTGCGCGCGCGCGGGCTGCGGCTGGCCTGCCTCACGAACAAGCCGACGGCTTTCGCCAAGCCGCTGCTGGCCGCGAAGGGGCTCGACGGTTTCTTCGAGCAGGTGTTCGGCGGCGATGCCTTCGAGCGCAAGAAGCCCGATCCGCTGCCGCTTCTGAAGACCTGCGAGGCGCTGGGCACGGTGCCGTCGCGCACGCTGATGGTGGGCGACTCGAGCAACGACGCGCGTGCCGCGCGCGCCGCCGGCTGCCCCGTGGTGCTCGTCACCTACGGCTACAACCACGGCGAGCCGGTGCGCGGCGTGGATGCGGACGGGTTCGTGGATTCGCTGGCCGACCTCGCGGCGGCCTGA
- a CDS encoding chalcone isomerase family protein encodes MFALPLPAVFSRLAALVFLSTVLCTGASAAQVDVAGVKLEDQMDLRGAPLVLNGAGIRYKTIIKVYTAGLYLGKKASTTEEALAVPGPKRVAITMLRDIDANELGKLFVKGVEDNSPKSEMVHLIPGLLRMGQMFADQKQLKAGDTFTIDWVPGTGTLITVRGVPQPDPVKEVAFFNALMRIWLGPNPADWKLKDALLGKQ; translated from the coding sequence TTGTTCGCCCTCCCGCTCCCGGCCGTGTTCTCCCGCCTCGCGGCGCTCGTTTTTCTTTCCACCGTGCTCTGCACCGGCGCCTCGGCGGCGCAGGTCGACGTGGCCGGCGTCAAGCTCGAAGACCAGATGGACCTGCGCGGCGCACCGCTGGTGCTGAACGGCGCGGGCATCCGCTACAAGACCATCATCAAGGTCTACACGGCCGGGCTGTACCTGGGCAAGAAGGCCTCGACCACGGAAGAGGCGCTGGCCGTGCCGGGCCCCAAGCGCGTGGCGATCACCATGCTGCGCGACATTGACGCCAACGAGCTTGGCAAGCTCTTCGTCAAGGGCGTGGAAGACAACTCGCCCAAGAGCGAGATGGTCCACCTGATCCCCGGCCTGCTGCGCATGGGCCAGATGTTCGCGGACCAGAAGCAGCTCAAGGCCGGCGACACCTTCACCATCGACTGGGTGCCCGGCACCGGCACGCTGATCACGGTGCGCGGCGTGCCGCAGCCCGACCCGGTGAAAGAGGTGGCGTTCTTCAATGCGCTGATGCGCATCTGGCTGGGACCAAACCCCGCCGACTGGAAGCTGAAGGACGCGCTGCTCGGAAAGCAGTAA
- a CDS encoding NUDIX hydrolase, translating to MTSTTPPPAAPRPIRTAATLVVLRDGPDGLEVLMLRRAEKANDQNSGASVFPGGMVDAHDRLLHPLCTGLDDAAASARLGLPEGGLDFHAAAIRECFEEAGLLLANDAQGRPVELLTLTSGELDAMRAAAERSTDAQLALCADRGWCLAVDRIAYFSHWLTPPGMPRRFDTRFFAAAMPTGQAVRPDGRETVEHLWLKPADAVSPARGLKLLNVTRRVLEQLGTFACVDDFMTHARALRRIPLTMPRLADGPAGRRPVNMEEPAYDEIGHLDPDGQGGGRYALEAGLVTPLSARVLRVVHDSGLNSFLVGGTDGWALINRVPGDAAHEAALRVAAPGPVRWVLSADAAPQSLDLGGATLHVLGARHFLLAEERMLFTDDAKEPVSETDHLVEWIVPSRGFMRRPASAVAD from the coding sequence ATGACTTCCACGACGCCCCCGCCCGCCGCCCCTCGCCCCATCCGTACCGCCGCCACGCTGGTCGTGCTGCGCGACGGCCCCGACGGCCTCGAAGTGCTGATGCTGCGGCGGGCCGAAAAAGCCAACGACCAGAACAGCGGCGCCAGCGTCTTTCCGGGCGGCATGGTCGATGCGCACGACCGCCTGCTGCACCCGCTGTGCACAGGCCTGGACGACGCCGCCGCGAGCGCGCGCCTGGGTCTGCCCGAAGGCGGGCTCGACTTCCATGCCGCGGCGATCCGCGAATGCTTCGAAGAGGCCGGACTGCTGCTCGCGAACGATGCGCAGGGCCGCCCGGTCGAGCTGCTCACGCTCACCTCGGGCGAACTCGACGCCATGCGCGCCGCCGCCGAACGCAGCACCGACGCCCAGCTCGCGCTGTGCGCGGACCGGGGCTGGTGCCTTGCCGTCGATCGCATCGCGTACTTCAGCCACTGGCTGACCCCGCCCGGCATGCCGCGCCGTTTCGACACGCGCTTCTTCGCAGCGGCGATGCCCACCGGCCAGGCCGTGCGCCCCGACGGTCGCGAGACCGTCGAGCACCTGTGGCTGAAGCCTGCCGACGCGGTCAGCCCCGCGCGCGGCCTCAAGCTGTTGAACGTGACGCGGCGCGTGCTCGAACAGCTGGGCACCTTCGCCTGCGTCGACGACTTCATGACCCATGCGCGCGCACTGCGCCGCATTCCATTGACCATGCCGCGGCTGGCCGACGGTCCGGCAGGCCGCCGGCCGGTGAACATGGAAGAACCCGCCTACGACGAGATCGGACACCTCGACCCCGACGGCCAGGGCGGCGGTCGCTATGCGCTGGAAGCGGGCCTCGTCACGCCGCTGTCCGCGCGCGTGCTGCGCGTCGTGCACGACAGCGGTCTCAACAGTTTTCTCGTCGGCGGCACCGACGGCTGGGCGCTGATCAACCGCGTGCCTGGCGACGCGGCACACGAGGCCGCGCTGCGGGTTGCGGCGCCCGGGCCGGTGCGATGGGTGTTGTCGGCTGACGCTGCGCCGCAGTCCCTGGACCTTGGCGGCGCCACGCTCCATGTGCTGGGCGCACGGCACTTCCTTCTGGCCGAAGAACGCATGCTGTTCACGGACGACGCAAAGGAGCCCGTGTCCGAGACAGATCACCTCGTCGAATGGATCGTGCCCTCGCGCGGCTTCATGCGCCGCCCGGCGTCGGCTGTCGCCGACTAA
- a CDS encoding DotU family type IV/VI secretion system protein produces MARLLDCFSPFIAFGLGLDASIAAGQPTLPHGDAQREALRLLDIARTDAKVAGASAAQIESAAFAMVAWLDEILGRHPDAVDGAAPLQVQLFNSNNAHSEFFHHLSALGAQDHAVREVYWHALAHGFKGQYYFESGDEGELGKLKDLHGRQLQPPPLELGSLAQDRITPQPYGVPDPRGPADMRRRDRTVLRTGTALALLVPALFLLWHWLAGPPAAGTALTQRIDRQLASYACADLEASIDPDGRPRVTGFVSQRDDLLKVADDVATIPGVRAPQFDIGLRVWPHCEVFAILKPSQARNRQKGYGLSVSAPSASEGRLREGDPVRVQVVAPHHESYIWVDYYTADGSVMHLNTGAAPTRLRAGETLELGRDIPSSWLVSPPFGNVLITVLSAPMPFSETSDRPPYEMASAYLLRLREALAASKNSERLIADFISLETMAR; encoded by the coding sequence ATGGCCCGCCTGCTCGACTGCTTCTCGCCCTTCATTGCCTTCGGTCTCGGCCTGGACGCATCGATCGCCGCCGGGCAGCCCACCCTTCCCCATGGCGACGCCCAGCGCGAGGCCCTGCGCCTGCTCGATATCGCACGCACCGACGCCAAGGTGGCGGGCGCCAGCGCGGCGCAGATCGAATCGGCCGCCTTCGCGATGGTCGCGTGGCTCGACGAGATCCTGGGGCGCCACCCCGATGCGGTGGACGGCGCCGCGCCGCTGCAGGTGCAGCTGTTCAACTCCAACAACGCGCACAGCGAGTTCTTCCACCACCTCTCGGCTCTCGGCGCGCAGGACCACGCGGTGCGCGAGGTCTACTGGCACGCGCTGGCGCACGGCTTCAAGGGCCAGTACTACTTCGAATCGGGCGACGAAGGCGAGCTGGGCAAGCTGAAGGACCTGCACGGTCGGCAGCTGCAGCCGCCGCCGCTCGAACTCGGCAGCCTCGCGCAGGACCGCATCACGCCGCAGCCCTATGGCGTTCCCGACCCGCGCGGCCCGGCCGACATGCGGCGGCGCGACCGCACCGTGCTGCGCACCGGCACCGCGCTCGCGCTGCTGGTGCCTGCGTTGTTCCTGCTGTGGCACTGGCTGGCGGGGCCGCCGGCCGCCGGCACGGCGCTCACGCAGCGCATCGACCGGCAACTCGCCAGCTATGCCTGCGCCGACCTCGAAGCCTCGATCGACCCCGACGGCCGCCCGCGCGTGACCGGCTTCGTCTCGCAGCGCGACGACCTGCTGAAAGTGGCGGACGACGTCGCGACCATTCCCGGCGTGCGCGCGCCGCAGTTCGACATCGGGCTGCGCGTGTGGCCGCACTGCGAGGTGTTCGCCATCCTCAAGCCCTCGCAGGCGCGCAACCGCCAGAAGGGCTACGGCCTGAGCGTGAGCGCCCCGTCGGCCAGCGAGGGCAGGCTGCGCGAGGGCGATCCGGTGCGCGTGCAGGTGGTGGCGCCGCACCACGAGAGCTACATCTGGGTCGACTACTACACCGCCGACGGCTCCGTGATGCACCTGAACACCGGCGCGGCCCCGACGCGGCTGCGCGCGGGCGAGACGCTGGAGCTGGGGCGCGACATCCCGTCGAGCTGGCTCGTGAGCCCGCCCTTCGGCAACGTGCTGATCACCGTGCTGTCGGCGCCGATGCCGTTCAGCGAAACCTCCGACCGACCGCCGTACGAAATGGCCTCTGCCTACCTGCTGCGCCTGCGCGAGGCGCTGGCGGCCAGCAAGAACAGCGAGCGGCTCATCGCCGATTTCATCTCCCTCGAAACCATGGCGCGCTGA
- a CDS encoding type VI secretion system protein, translated as MFDTLSPAHLFWPLLAACLIGLALLYAAVRDAGRGARRRGLLRRVDALGAPADHTAVDALKETMAQARTSLRQAPRTRATAPWFLFIGGPATGLPGLLSAARAECVAPPTNETPGAPWWRWWTTGALTAIELHPDAIGDRAGTAPARGLWLQSLLAIAERRERLPLHGVVVCVAAGDLLHGDPALRKRATANMRRLLDEASDTLRLQLPVYLVVTGLEGLKGYATLRAALPPEVLAQALGHRVEHPFAAHATRAADRLDALFDPLVAQLHGLRMALLREQPGPAGRLALHGFVESVRTLQPALRQVAQGLFEGHGKGVRAPRWRGLYLTATASENGTGAAFVSDLFGRFLPADQPLVRPGRFAPTVPAELR; from the coding sequence ATGTTCGACACGCTCTCGCCCGCACACCTCTTCTGGCCCTTGCTTGCGGCCTGCCTCATTGGCCTGGCGCTGCTGTACGCCGCCGTGCGCGACGCCGGCCGCGGCGCCCGGCGCCGGGGGCTGCTGCGGCGCGTCGATGCGCTCGGTGCGCCCGCCGACCACACCGCGGTCGATGCGCTGAAGGAAACCATGGCGCAGGCGCGCACCTCGCTGCGGCAGGCGCCGCGCACGCGGGCGACGGCGCCGTGGTTCCTCTTCATCGGCGGCCCGGCCACCGGGCTGCCGGGGCTGCTCTCGGCCGCCCGCGCCGAATGCGTGGCGCCGCCCACGAACGAGACGCCCGGCGCCCCCTGGTGGCGCTGGTGGACCACCGGCGCGCTGACGGCCATCGAGCTGCATCCCGACGCCATCGGCGACCGGGCCGGCACGGCGCCCGCGCGCGGGCTCTGGCTGCAGTCGCTGCTCGCGATCGCCGAGCGGCGCGAACGCCTGCCGCTGCACGGCGTGGTGGTGTGCGTGGCGGCCGGCGACCTGCTGCACGGCGACCCGGCCCTGCGCAAGCGCGCCACCGCGAACATGCGCCGCCTGCTCGACGAGGCCAGCGACACGCTGCGCCTGCAGCTGCCGGTCTACCTCGTCGTGACGGGCCTCGAAGGGCTGAAGGGCTACGCCACGCTGCGCGCCGCGCTGCCGCCCGAGGTGCTCGCACAGGCGCTCGGCCACCGGGTGGAACACCCGTTCGCGGCGCACGCCACGCGCGCCGCCGACCGGCTCGATGCACTCTTCGATCCGCTCGTGGCGCAACTGCACGGCCTGCGCATGGCCCTGCTGCGCGAGCAACCAGGCCCTGCGGGTCGGCTCGCGCTGCATGGCTTCGTGGAGAGCGTGCGCACCTTGCAGCCGGCCTTGCGGCAGGTGGCGCAGGGGCTGTTCGAGGGGCACGGCAAGGGGGTGCGCGCGCCGCGCTGGCGCGGGCTGTACCTCACGGCGACGGCGTCGGAGAACGGCACGGGCGCCGCGTTCGTGAGCGACCTGTTCGGCCGCTTCCTGCCGGCGGACCAACCGCTGGTGCGACCCGGGCGCTTTGCGCCCACGGTGCCGGCGGAACTGCGCTGA
- a CDS encoding response regulator transcription factor: MKILIADDHRLVIEAVKAKLSELGAGIEFVLALSVDELLAGATDDLDLALIDLNMPGADGQAHIDEIRRRHPAVPVIVLSGYEDPSIMRSALERGVLGFIPKAYSPEVMLSAVRLVLAGGVYVPPMMLTALPPGIVAGVSASSAAAGEPFARGNGGGTQTLEHLRSVLTERQVEVLQLLSQGKPNKLIGRSLGISEGTVKIHLAAIFRALNVRNRTEAVVAAQALTEAQQA, encoded by the coding sequence ATGAAAATTCTGATCGCCGACGACCACCGGCTCGTCATCGAGGCGGTCAAAGCCAAGTTGTCGGAATTGGGTGCCGGCATCGAGTTCGTCCTGGCGCTGAGCGTCGACGAACTGCTTGCCGGCGCGACCGACGATCTCGACCTGGCCCTGATCGACCTCAACATGCCCGGCGCGGACGGGCAGGCCCACATCGACGAGATCCGGCGACGACACCCGGCCGTGCCCGTGATCGTGCTGTCGGGCTACGAAGACCCGTCCATCATGCGCAGCGCGCTCGAACGCGGCGTGCTCGGTTTCATTCCCAAGGCCTACTCGCCCGAAGTCATGCTGTCGGCGGTGCGCCTGGTGCTGGCGGGCGGCGTGTATGTGCCGCCGATGATGCTCACGGCGCTGCCGCCGGGCATCGTGGCCGGCGTGTCGGCCTCGTCTGCCGCGGCGGGCGAGCCTTTTGCGCGCGGCAATGGCGGCGGCACCCAGACCCTGGAACACCTGCGCAGCGTGCTGACCGAGCGGCAGGTCGAGGTGCTGCAGCTGCTGTCGCAAGGCAAGCCGAACAAGCTGATCGGGCGCAGCCTGGGCATCAGCGAAGGCACGGTGAAGATCCACCTCGCAGCCATCTTCCGCGCGCTCAACGTGCGCAACCGCACCGAGGCGGTGGTGGCGGCGCAGGCGTTGACGGAAGCGCAGCAGGCTTAG
- the tssJ gene encoding type VI secretion system lipoprotein TssJ, with protein sequence MRTLGTHHSSYEGLLAAASRRRIAALGLAAAGLLMAGCASKPVVTPISITLTAAADANPDARGRASPLTVRVYALKTPGPFEGADFFSLFEKDQATLGAELVQREEMLLRPGESKKLDLTLPADAKAIGVMAAFRDLDRARWREVRAVTPGQAQVLNVTFGARQIRVDAAAK encoded by the coding sequence ATGCGCACGTTGGGTACACACCATTCGTCCTATGAGGGCCTTCTTGCTGCCGCATCGCGGCGCCGTATCGCAGCCCTTGGCCTTGCTGCAGCGGGTCTTTTGATGGCGGGCTGCGCGAGCAAACCGGTGGTCACGCCGATTTCGATCACGCTCACCGCCGCCGCCGATGCCAACCCCGATGCGCGCGGGCGCGCCTCGCCGCTCACGGTGCGCGTCTACGCGCTCAAGACGCCGGGGCCCTTCGAAGGTGCCGACTTCTTCTCGCTGTTCGAGAAAGACCAGGCCACGCTCGGCGCCGAACTGGTGCAGCGCGAAGAGATGCTGCTGCGCCCCGGCGAGAGCAAGAAGCTCGACCTCACCTTGCCGGCCGATGCCAAGGCGATCGGCGTGATGGCCGCGTTCCGCGACCTCGACCGCGCGCGCTGGCGCGAGGTGCGCGCGGTCACGCCGGGCCAGGCACAGGTGCTCAACGTGACCTTCGGCGCGCGGCAGATCCGCGTGGACGCTGCGGCCAAGTAG